In the genome of Vicia villosa cultivar HV-30 ecotype Madison, WI linkage group LG7, Vvil1.0, whole genome shotgun sequence, one region contains:
- the LOC131618201 gene encoding probable caffeoyl-CoA O-methyltransferase At4g26220, producing MTANKNLSILQTEDLTKYILETSVYPREAETLKDIRNANASYPMGFMSTPPDAGQLMAILLKLLNAKKTIEVGVFTGYSLLLTALSIPDDGKIIAVDPDRKAYEVGLPFIKKAGVEHKIDYIESEALPVLDKLLENPSNDGNFDFAFVDADKHNYWNYHERLLKLIKIGGLIIYDNTLWGGTVALPEEDVLGHKRKIRLDALAFNEAIASDTRVEICLASIGDGFTIARRAH from the exons ATGACAGCAAATAAAAACCTAAGTATATTGCAGACTGAGGATTTGACCAAG TATATACTTGAAACGAGTGTTTATCCACGAGAAGCAGAAACTCTCAAAGATATAAGGAATGCCAATGCAAGCTACCCTAT GGGCTTCATGAGCACTCCACCTGATGCGGGTCAACTAATGGCCATACTCCTTAAATTGTTGAATGCTAAAAAGACAATTGAAGTCGGAGTTTTTACCGGATACTCTCTTCTCCTCACCGCACTTTCCATTCCTGATGATGGAAAG ATTATAGCGGTGGATCCAGACCGAAAAGCTTATGAAGTAGGGCTTCCGTTCATTAAAAAGGCCGGTGTTGAACACAAGATTGATTACATAGAGTCTGAAGCTTTACCGGTTCTTGATAAACTCTTAGAAAAT CCTTCAAATGATGGAAATTTTGACTTTGCTTTTGTGGATGCTGACAAACACAATTACTGGAATTATCATGAGAGGCTTCTTAAACTAATTAAGATTGGTGGATTAATCATCTATGATAACACTCTTTGGGGTGGAACTGTTGCATTGCCTGAAGAAGATGTTTTAGGTCACAAGAGAAAAATAAGACTAGATGCACTTGCTTTCAATGAAGCTATTGCAAGTGACACTCGTGTTGAGATTTGTCTTGCTTCAATTGGTGATGGTTTCACTATCGCTAGGCGTGCTCATTGA